In the genome of Streptomyces sp. SAI-127, the window CGGCCGCGCTCAGTGCCGCCGCGCCAGTCCGGTGCGCCGCAGCCGCCGTACGACCGACCGGAGCTCCGCGGTCCGCGCCGGCCAGCCCTCCGCCGGTTCCTTCACGGGGGCCGTCTCCGGGGTGGTCGTGTCCGCCGTCCACACCGCGAAATCGTCGTCCCGAGGGCCGGACTCCACGTACGGATCGCCCTTGCCGAAGATCTGGACGGGGTGGCCGGCGTCCCAGGGCCGCCAGCCGGGGTCGCCGTCGGTGGCGAAGCGCACCCACGCCCCGTGCATGGCGTCGGCGAGCTCGGTCGGGGCGCCCTCGCCGGCGAGCTTGGCGGACTCGGGAGCGGCGCCGGTGTCGAAGACGAAGCCCAGTTCGAGGGCGTGGCAGGCACCGAGGTCCGGGCGGTTGGAGGGCCAGGCGAACTCGTAGACGTACGACGAACCCGGGCGGGCCTCGGCGAGGCGGTGCAGGGGGATGCGCAGCAGGTGGTCGGTGACCATCTGGCCGACGATGTCGGCGGTACCGGCGTCGGGATGCAGCGCGCGGTAGCCGCGGACCACCTCGGAACCGCAGTGGCAGCGGGCCATGGCACCCGCGAGGGCGACAGGGCCGAGCCGGTCGACACGCTCCAGGAGGCCGCCGGGGACGAGCCACAGGCGGTACTCGTCGCTGGTCCAGCCCAGCATCAGCTCGACCCCGCGCGCCGCCGAGCCCTCGACCAGCGCCTCCAGCGGATCACGCGGCACGAGGTCGTCGTCGACCACGATCCCGAAGGCGGGGCCGCCCAGGACCGGGCTGCTCAGGCGGCCCACCTCGGCCTGGGTGCGCAGCAGCAGCTCGCGGTCGACCTCGGCGAAGGCCGCGGCGGTGGCGGGGATCTTCAGCCGGGTGGCCATCCGGCGCACCATCCGCCGTACCTTGTCGCGATCGCTCGCCTCGGGCGGTCCGCTCTGCAGCACCGCGCGCCGGAACAGACCCTGGGCCTGCGGGGCGGCCAGCAGGGCGCCGATGCTGATCGCACCGGCCGACTGCCCCGCCACGGTGATACGGCCGGGGTCGCCGCCGAAGGCCCCGATCGACTCGTGCACCCAGCGCAGGGCGGCGAGCTGGTCGCGCAGGCCGGGGTTGGCGGGGGCGTCCGGGAAGAGGCCGTAGCCCTCCACGCCGAGCCGGTAGTTGACCGAGACGAACACGACGCCGTCCCGGGCGAAGGCGTGCCCGTCGTACACGGGCACCGCGGAGGATCCCCTGGTCAGGGCTCCGCCGTGCAGCCACACCAGCACCGGGAGCCGGGCCCCCTGGCCCGGCTCCGGCGTCCACACGTTGAGGTTGAGGCAGTCGTCACCGGGCACGAAAGGGTCGGACAGGTACTGCGCGAAGGCGTCGGAGTACGGCGGTTTCGGCGCCGTCGGCCCGAAGTCTGCCGCCTCGCGGACACCGTCCCAGGGCTCGGGCGGCACGGGCGGCCGGAAGCGGCGGGGGCCGAAGGGCGGGGCCGCGTAGGGGATGCCCCGAAAGACCGCGACCCCGTGGTCGTACCGCCCCCGTACGGCTCCGTACGGCGTGCTGACCACGGGGTCTGTCTGGACTGCTGTCATATGTCCACCAGCCTCCTCACCGCGCTTCTGCACCGTGAACAACAGAGCACCACATTTCGGCTCGATATTCCGGTGCAGAGCGCGGTTCGGCGGCTACTTGGCGTACATGAGGGTGCCGAAGCCCAGCTGGTCGAAGCCGCCGCTGGTGGTGCCGTAGTCGCCGCCTCCGCCCTCGGGGGCGACGAGGTCGTAGTACATCTGCGAGATGTACTTGTCGTCCAGGCCCAGGCGCCGGTTGTAGTGGAAGTGGAGCATCGCCCAGACGGGGCGGATCTGGCCCCGGGAGGCGGAGGAGATCACGGTCTGGGACGAGGCGGCGCAGCTCTGCCCGGTGCCCCAGTTGTAGGTGGTGAACGGGACGTCCTGGCCGAGGTTGTACTTCGCGACGTACTGGGCGCCCTTCATGAAGCGGCGGCTGTCGTACGAGTAGAGGTCGTCGCCCTGGTTCCAGGCCATCTCGCAGAGGGCACCCATCTGGCCCATGCCCATGACGGTGTGCCCCTGATCGCGTCCGGACTCCTGCCACTGACCCAGCGCGTAGCCGGCGGAGTCGGTGTACAGGTACGGCACCGCGTGGGCGATCGAGCCGTTGCCGGCGCCGGACTTGAAGTAGGTGACGGCCTGGTCGTACTTGGCGCTGTCCTCGTTGAGGATGCCGATGGCCAGGACGGAGGCCATGTTGCACAGGTCCCAGTTGGCCCAGTAGTTGGTGATGCAGGCGTCGTTGTGGTTGGTCAGGAAGCTGTTGTTGAGCGGGTAGAAGACCTTGGCGAGCATGTCCTGGGCGGCGGCGAGGTCGAAGCCGCTGTAGCCGCGCATGAGTTCGCAGGCGTTGGCGAACTGCCAGCCGTAGATGCCGGCCGCGAGGAACCGGTCCGCGTTGCCGGTGACCGAAGTGAGCGTCCTGGACCAGGCGTTGAGGATGTTCGCGGCGCAGACGGCGTTGGCCTCGGTGCCGCCGACCTGCCAGCGCAGCGCGTTCTGGTAGGCGGCCGCGATGTCGTTGAAGAGCAGGGAGTAGTTCTCGCCGGTGCCGCCGCGGATGATGGTCGCGGTGGCCCGGTTGGTCCAGGTGGACTGGGAGTGGGAGTTGGCGACCAGTTTGTTCCAGCCGGACAGCCAGGGGTCGGTGCCCGCGGCGACCCTGACCTTGGCCCGGTTGATGTCGCCGGCGTTGTGCAGCATGCCGGGGTGGGTCCAGGTCGAGGGTGCCGCGTCGGCCGTGGTGGCCATGCTCGTGGCGAGGGCGCCGCCGCCCAGTGCGAGGGCGGCGCCGAGACCGCCCGCGGTCCTCAAGAGACCGCGGCGGCTCAACTCGGTGTGCGGGAGGTGCCGGTGGGGGGAAGTGCGGCTCATGCGGTGCATCTCCGTTCCGTGGGGGGAATCAGATGGGAGTGATGCTCACCTCGTCGAACTCGGAGGTGACGAGGGCCAGCGGACTGCGGGAGCAGGCCACCGGGCCGACGTGGAAGGGGGCGTCTCCGAAGCCGGGGATCTCGCCGGAGGCGAGGTCGGTCCAGGTGACGCCGTCGTCGCCGGAGACGGATGCGGTGAAGAGGGTCCCGGTGCGCTTCAGCCGCAGCAGTGAGGGGAGTTGGACGGCGCCGCCGCCGGAGAAGGCGGAGGCGCCGGCGACGGTTTTGCGGAGCATCAGCTGGGCGGTGGTACCGCCGGTGACGATCACTCCGGCCGCCTGGTCGAACGGTGACAGCGACTTCGCCATCAACAGCCCGACGCGATCGGCGGTGACTCCGGTGCGGGAGAGCAGCCGGGCGGTGACCTCGCAGTCACCGGTGACGGGCCGCCGTACGAACTGACCTGTCATCCCCTGGTTGTTGACGGTCAGGTCCACGCCCGCGCCCCGCACCACGAAGGTCCCGTCCTCGTGGGCGGTGCTGCCGGGGGTGAGGATCGCGGCCACGCCCAGCGTCCCGAAGGCGCGGTCGTCGAGGACCACGTCCCCGAGGTCGCCGTACGTCCAGGGGGCGGGCGGGGGTGTGCCGACGGTGAGGGTGAGGGTTCCGGTGCCGTCGCCCGCCGCGTTCCCGGCGGTGGTGGTGACGGTGAACTGGCCCGTCTCGCGCGGGGTTCCG includes:
- a CDS encoding alginate lyase family protein, which gives rise to MSRTSPHRHLPHTELSRRGLLRTAGGLGAALALGGGALATSMATTADAAPSTWTHPGMLHNAGDINRAKVRVAAGTDPWLSGWNKLVANSHSQSTWTNRATATIIRGGTGENYSLLFNDIAAAYQNALRWQVGGTEANAVCAANILNAWSRTLTSVTGNADRFLAAGIYGWQFANACELMRGYSGFDLAAAQDMLAKVFYPLNNSFLTNHNDACITNYWANWDLCNMASVLAIGILNEDSAKYDQAVTYFKSGAGNGSIAHAVPYLYTDSAGYALGQWQESGRDQGHTVMGMGQMGALCEMAWNQGDDLYSYDSRRFMKGAQYVAKYNLGQDVPFTTYNWGTGQSCAASSQTVISSASRGQIRPVWAMLHFHYNRRLGLDDKYISQMYYDLVAPEGGGGDYGTTSGGFDQLGFGTLMYAK
- a CDS encoding carboxylesterase family protein, with protein sequence MTAVQTDPVVSTPYGAVRGRYDHGVAVFRGIPYAAPPFGPRRFRPPVPPEPWDGVREAADFGPTAPKPPYSDAFAQYLSDPFVPGDDCLNLNVWTPEPGQGARLPVLVWLHGGALTRGSSAVPVYDGHAFARDGVVFVSVNYRLGVEGYGLFPDAPANPGLRDQLAALRWVHESIGAFGGDPGRITVAGQSAGAISIGALLAAPQAQGLFRRAVLQSGPPEASDRDKVRRMVRRMATRLKIPATAAAFAEVDRELLLRTQAEVGRLSSPVLGGPAFGIVVDDDLVPRDPLEALVEGSAARGVELMLGWTSDEYRLWLVPGGLLERVDRLGPVALAGAMARCHCGSEVVRGYRALHPDAGTADIVGQMVTDHLLRIPLHRLAEARPGSSYVYEFAWPSNRPDLGACHALELGFVFDTGAAPESAKLAGEGAPTELADAMHGAWVRFATDGDPGWRPWDAGHPVQIFGKGDPYVESGPRDDDFAVWTADTTTPETAPVKEPAEGWPARTAELRSVVRRLRRTGLARRH